In bacterium, a genomic segment contains:
- a CDS encoding nicotinate-nicotinamide nucleotide adenylyltransferase — MSREKVILFGGSFNPPHLGHREVVRHLASLQDFEAVSIIPTYAHPFEKNLTSFLDRMAMCQLNFMGISPNVMLNPIEDNLQHTPSYFIDTLLALKKIHPKTDFTIALGSDCKETLHLWHKAKMLQKEASFYFFPRAGYEKSSFPQISSTELRDKIQRGESVKDYLHPPVLDYILEHALYK, encoded by the coding sequence ATGAGTCGCGAAAAGGTCATTTTATTTGGGGGTTCTTTTAATCCTCCTCATCTGGGGCATCGTGAAGTTGTCCGTCATTTGGCAAGTCTTCAAGATTTTGAAGCCGTCTCTATTATTCCTACCTACGCTCATCCCTTTGAAAAAAATCTCACGTCGTTTTTAGACCGCATGGCCATGTGTCAGCTTAATTTTATGGGAATTTCGCCCAACGTGATGCTTAATCCTATTGAAGATAATCTGCAGCATACGCCCTCTTATTTTATTGATACTCTTTTGGCGCTAAAAAAAATACATCCCAAAACCGATTTTACCATTGCACTAGGAAGTGATTGTAAAGAAACGCTGCACCTGTGGCATAAGGCCAAGATGTTACAAAAAGAAGCATCATTTTATTTTTTCCCAAGGGCTGGTTACGAAAAATCTAGCTTTCCTCAAATTTCTAGTACTGAGTTGCGTGATAAAATACAGAGAGGTGAGAGTGTGAAAGACTATTTGCATCCTCCGGTTTTAGATTACATACTGGAGCACGCGCTGTATAAATAA
- a CDS encoding NAD(+)/NADH kinase, which translates to MNKEISKILVVPKGGRFVPGGRKRFFYPDSGELNESDYQALTATLDVLEKNLIKNDFDYTVVLKPDRKIMSRFDLVITVGGDGTFLRTAHLVENTPMMGINSNPKVSIGALLSIKPSQIEKKLIAIKKGNYKTLVRQRIGITVNGKKLPVYPLNDILFANNSPAAMSRYQVKLVRHKENQRSSGVWVATSSGSTAAIKAAGGRPMPLSKKMLQYLVREPYKGLGEKKYKILRGFIEMHEELVFINEMHRAGLFLDGTQGHFSLAYGDKISVFLSRFPLTTLL; encoded by the coding sequence ATGAACAAGGAAATTAGCAAAATATTGGTTGTGCCCAAGGGTGGACGCTTTGTTCCAGGTGGCCGGAAAAGATTTTTTTATCCCGATAGCGGCGAACTTAATGAATCCGATTACCAGGCGTTAACGGCTACGCTGGATGTGTTAGAAAAAAATCTTATTAAAAATGATTTTGATTATACTGTAGTGTTAAAGCCCGATCGTAAAATTATGAGCCGTTTTGATTTGGTTATTACTGTAGGCGGTGATGGAACTTTTTTGCGCACGGCGCATTTGGTAGAAAATACGCCTATGATGGGGATTAATTCGAACCCCAAGGTTTCTATTGGAGCTTTGTTAAGTATAAAGCCCTCGCAAATAGAAAAAAAACTTATCGCTATTAAAAAGGGCAATTACAAAACGTTAGTACGTCAGCGTATTGGGATTACGGTTAACGGTAAAAAACTGCCCGTATATCCGTTAAACGATATTTTGTTTGCTAATAATTCACCCGCAGCCATGAGTCGTTATCAGGTGAAGTTAGTGCGTCACAAAGAAAATCAGCGCAGCTCGGGTGTGTGGGTAGCAACTTCTAGTGGTTCAACGGCCGCCATTAAAGCGGCGGGTGGTAGGCCTATGCCGCTTTCCAAAAAGATGCTTCAATATTTGGTGCGTGAGCCCTACAAAGGTTTGGGCGAAAAAAAATACAAAATTTTACGTGGTTTTATAGAGATGCACGAAGAATTAGTGTTTATCAACGAAATGCACCGTGCCGGTTTATTTTTGGATGGAACCCAGGGGCATTTTTCGCTGGCTTATGGTGATAAAATTTCTGTTTTTCTATCTCGTTTTCCTCTCACAACCCTTCTTTAA
- a CDS encoding ATP-dependent 6-phosphofructokinase: MSKKKKILVLTGGGDAPGLNAVIRAVVKHAIGTYGWEVIGSQVAFNGILEDPMRIMPLDLKTVSGLLVRGGTILGTINQGGPFTFPVKNEKGVLVEIDRSDELLARLRRLGIDAVINIGGDGSQRISQKLFEKGLNIVGVPKTIDNDLDCTEMTFGFQTAVETATDAIDKLHATAESHDRVMVLELMGRDAGWIAMASGIAGGADVVLIPEIPFDLDKVADHIRARDARGHHFAIVVVAEGAKPKDGDAFVKEKAGVGRNNRVLGGVGDYVTRELAKKLGGMETRCTVLGHLQRGGVPAPMDRLLATRFGAAAVDLVAQEKFGYMVAYQQDNIVPVKIADAIQRYRTIAPDHNLVKTARALGISLGD; the protein is encoded by the coding sequence ATGAGTAAGAAGAAAAAGATCCTGGTTTTAACAGGCGGCGGTGATGCGCCCGGCTTAAATGCTGTTATCCGCGCGGTAGTAAAACATGCTATTGGCACTTATGGTTGGGAAGTGATTGGCAGCCAGGTAGCCTTTAACGGTATTTTGGAAGATCCCATGCGGATTATGCCACTCGATCTTAAAACTGTGAGTGGCCTCTTGGTCCGTGGCGGAACAATTTTAGGAACGATTAATCAAGGCGGCCCTTTTACTTTTCCGGTTAAAAATGAAAAAGGAGTGTTGGTTGAAATTGACCGTTCCGATGAGCTCCTCGCCCGTCTGCGTCGTCTGGGCATTGATGCAGTTATCAATATTGGTGGCGATGGTTCTCAACGCATCTCTCAAAAACTCTTTGAAAAAGGTTTAAATATTGTAGGCGTTCCCAAAACAATTGATAACGATTTAGACTGCACCGAAATGACCTTTGGTTTTCAAACCGCCGTAGAAACCGCCACCGACGCCATCGACAAACTCCATGCCACTGCCGAATCGCACGACCGTGTGATGGTGCTGGAGCTGATGGGCCGTGATGCGGGGTGGATTGCCATGGCCAGCGGTATAGCTGGAGGAGCCGATGTGGTACTCATCCCCGAAATTCCATTTGATTTAGATAAAGTGGCGGATCACATCCGCGCTCGCGATGCGCGAGGCCATCATTTTGCCATTGTGGTTGTGGCCGAAGGAGCCAAACCTAAAGACGGTGATGCCTTTGTAAAAGAAAAAGCCGGTGTGGGCCGCAATAATCGTGTACTGGGCGGTGTGGGCGATTATGTAACCCGCGAACTGGCCAAAAAACTAGGCGGTATGGAAACACGCTGCACGGTGCTAGGCCATTTGCAACGTGGTGGTGTTCCGGCACCTATGGATCGCTTGCTCGCTACTCGCTTTGGTGCTGCTGCTGTTGATTTGGTGGCGCAGGAAAAATTTGGTTACATGGTGGCTTACCAGCAAGATAATATTGTGCCGGTTAAAATAGCCGATGCCATCCAGCGCTACCGCACCATTGCGCCTGATCATAATTTAGTAA
- a CDS encoding L,D-transpeptidase — MFGKITMGLCIGLVLSGCGDKSTAFKSNNELKSPSHDDRNYVPSLYVQDDPVPQNTKIVVNIPARELRLYHEGELVYRFPVAVGSPVFKTPVGERKLSQIVWNPWWMPPDSKWAEDSKPTPPGPGNPLGLAKLDLGGAILLHGTNKEYTVGHPASHGCMRMFAADVKALAWWVQSHFTEKTDPELLKTYAAHRGSSYYVNLKNSIPVEIKYNIFEIQEGKLKIHPDVYGKAGKRKDAVLAWLNSKGVGSDKVDEVVLAKALDSSTVTSQEVALRDLIPAKLMASNTPLSDPVTDAWQNEHKPKFSSLMPAGL, encoded by the coding sequence ATGTTTGGAAAAATAACCATGGGTTTGTGTATAGGCTTGGTGCTATCTGGATGCGGTGACAAGTCTACTGCTTTTAAGTCAAACAATGAGCTTAAATCTCCATCGCATGATGATAGAAATTACGTTCCTAGTTTGTACGTTCAGGATGATCCTGTTCCTCAAAATACAAAAATTGTAGTGAATATTCCTGCCCGTGAATTGCGACTGTATCACGAAGGTGAGCTTGTCTATCGTTTCCCTGTTGCTGTAGGGTCTCCCGTCTTTAAAACGCCTGTGGGTGAGCGCAAGCTTTCGCAAATTGTATGGAATCCTTGGTGGATGCCTCCCGATAGTAAGTGGGCCGAAGATTCTAAGCCCACACCGCCCGGACCTGGTAATCCGTTAGGTTTAGCCAAGCTTGATTTGGGAGGCGCTATTTTATTACACGGGACTAATAAAGAATATACCGTTGGCCATCCCGCATCACACGGTTGTATGCGCATGTTTGCAGCCGATGTAAAGGCTTTGGCTTGGTGGGTACAATCACACTTTACTGAAAAAACAGATCCAGAACTTCTTAAAACGTATGCCGCTCATCGTGGCAGTAGTTATTATGTAAATCTCAAAAATTCTATTCCAGTTGAAATTAAGTACAACATTTTTGAAATTCAGGAAGGTAAATTAAAAATACACCCCGACGTTTACGGTAAAGCAGGCAAACGCAAAGATGCCGTACTGGCCTGGCTTAATAGCAAGGGTGTGGGCAGTGATAAAGTAGATGAAGTGGTACTGGCTAAGGCGCTTGATTCATCTACGGTTACTTCGCAAGAAGTGGCCTTGCGCGATTTGATTCCGGCAAAACTCATGGCGTCTAACACGCCGCTATCCGATCCTGTAACTGATGCCTGGCAGAATGAACATAAACCCAAATTTTCGTCGCTTATGCCGGCAGGACTTTAG